From Aedes albopictus strain Foshan chromosome 1, AalbF5, whole genome shotgun sequence, one genomic window encodes:
- the LOC109432247 gene encoding uncharacterized protein LOC109432247, translating to MYFLPKNNKFQAPSTSDEWHAVSNGFDRKWNFPKCCGALDGKHIRIQCPPCSNSNYFNYKGYFSTILFALVDANYKFMYVDIGKNGRVNDASIFRNCSLKKGIENGTIGFPRGSILVGDDAFPLSAYLLKPYSHHGLLTAAEIIFNYRLSRARRVVENAFGILVSRFRIFTRPIDLIPEKVDEIVKAACSLHNWLRETSPTTYFPFGCVDHEDLETGETIPGTWRNEISELESMQPSSSRNYTKNAASIRNAYKKYFMGPGAVEWQWKQLNRKK from the exons ATGTATTTTCTAcctaaaaataacaaatttcaggCACCCTCCACATCCGACGAATGGCATGCGGTTTCAAATGGATTCGACAGAAAATGGAACTTCCCCAAGTGTTGCGGTGCTTTGGACGGGAAACACATCCGAATTCAATGTCCTCCTTGTAGTAATAGCAACTACTTCAACTACAAAGGCTACTTCAGTACGATTCTGTTTGCCCTCGTGGATGCAAATTACAAATTCATGTACGTTGATATTGGCAAAAATGGCCGAGTCAACGACGCTTCTATCTTTCGTAACTGCAGCTTGAAGAAGGGTATTGAAAACGGAACGATTGGATTTCCACGCGGAAGTATTTTGGTTGGAGATGATGCTTTTCCGTTGTCAGCTTATCTGTTGAAACCGTACTCGCATCATGGATTATTGACAGCAGCAGAAATAATATTCAACTACAGACTCTCGCGTGCCCGGAGAGTTGTGGAAAACGCATTCGGAATACTTGTGTCACGTTTCCGAATTTTCACacgaccgattgatttgattcccGAGAAGGTAGATGAGATTGTGAAAGCTGCTTGTAGTTTACACAATTGGTTGCGGGAAACAAGTCCAACTACATATTTCCCATTTGGATGTGTCGACCACGAAGACTTGGAAACTGGTGAAACTATTCCAG GAACATGGAGGAACGAAATATCAGAGCTGGAATCAATGCAACCATCCAGCTCCAGAAACTACACTAAAAATGCAGCGTCAATTCGAAACGCCTACAAGAAGTACTTCATGGGTCCAGGTGCCGTTGAATGGCAGTGGAAGCAACTGAACCGCAAAAAATAA